atTTTTCTTAGGTAGCTTACTTCTTCTTTCaagttatatgtatatattatattatctatAATCTAAAACTGAGCATATACATGGATACGTTTCTTTCCAGGCTTTGCATATTTTGCTTGCTGTGATGATCTCCAGTATATTCACTGTCAATAGAACAACTTCATTCTACTTTATggttgaatacacacacacacacacacacacacacacaacacacacacacacatatatatatatatatatatatatatatatataatttatgataaATCATCATATATGTGATCACCACCTatgatttcatatatatgtgtatgtcatcATAACTTACAGATAAGAGATTGGATGTTCAATTTATTCTTACCATCCTGCATATATCTGACTGATTCCAGTCTTTGAGAATCCAGTAGTAGAAAACCCCTCCAGATTGAGTTTGATTacttagcacacacacaaaaacagatgaAGTTTTTGAAGCAGCTTCTTCAAAATTTGACATCTGAAAGATGAATGCAACATTGTAGGACTCAGTGGAGCTCATGTTCTCCTGTCCTGATCACTTTGTAGATGTCTGCAGAGCCATCTTCACTTTTCTTACATCCTATATTTTCATTCCCAGACTCTTTCCTGGCCACACTTAGCTTTAAAGTACGTGGGCTGAGCAGACTCTTTTGCCTTCTTACAGTTCCCACTTCTTACACCCAAGTTGACTAATGTTCTGTATTGGGAGAGTTTACCAAGAGAACTGAAGTTTGGGGAAACAAATACAGGATTGGTATCTGTATAAATGAACCTTTCTTCATACTTTCAAAAcaacacagtaggaggaaaagggtcccaagagcaggtgaAAGATTCAGAGATACCTCCCACTCCCACTATTAGAAGTTCTACAACACCACCAAACTAGCAACCGTAACAGGAAATACTTTCCCAGACAAGGCTTTGCTCTGTAACCTACACTACCATGAGTCTTTTtgtcttctgtctcagcctcctgggtacaGTGAAAATTAGACCTATGTTACCATCCCTCTCtattacaatattttctttttggattttatACATGTAGAATATATTTACTCATTTTATACTGtctttataagaaaataataatgcatGACAGAATTTGTGTGGCAAAAACTGACATGAGAATAGATGAATGTTCTCAAGTTTAtctaattgtttctaatttgtgttTATGTCAACTTCAAGGAAGTTTTTCTTCTCTAGAAATTGACTGCCTGTAATCTAGAATATACTTTTGAAAATGGATCTGTTCTTGTAAATCCCACTGCCTCCTAAATATTCATCCTTATGCTTGTAAGTTTGACTATGAATTTTGAAGTAAATGAAGATTATAAAGGAGAGTCCTGGGCCtgtataaatacaaagaaaaggtGACCATGCAGTTCCTAGACCAAAATAAGACATAATAACACAAACCTTATACCTAAGGCTCAAGGATTGTCATGGAAGAGAGtccagaaagattttttttatttttaatttcatttttaattattcatatttacatatctattcccccccattcccttaccctcccatcctcccatgttccccacccatcccaccccaacccaccccctactcctccccagggatagtgaggctctctaccaaggaccttcaaagtctgtcatattgttttggggaaggtctagaccctccttgctgtatcttggctgcagtagtatccctccttagggattgggctcccaatgtccatttgtgctctagtgtCTTCAAGAAAGGATAGGGATATTGTTCCCTTGTACTCTAGACTACATGGATACCACACAAACCCCACAGAGATTACGACAGCCAACATGTCAAAATGGATGAAGGAAATTTTAACAAGGTCTCACTTATAGATGAAGAGTGTTAGGCAGCCAATGGggaacaaccttttttttttccaggaatgaGACTCAAATCCTAAGAGTCAGCCctaaataaatacaagtaaagTCAACAGTAATTATTAGACAAAACAggatttatataatataatataatatataatataatatatatatatatatatatatatatatatatatatacatatattagaaGAAAAGGTCTCAAACTTAAGAGGTGACAAGGGATGACAAGGGAGGATCTGGAAGTGACAGAGGGGAGTATAAAGGAGGTAAATAGATAGTATCTATGAACAaagtacaaaattctcaaataaaaatttaaaaaataacagtgtTGAATTGTTATTACCTAACCTAAAGACTGTACTAGAATAGTCCCCATAGTGTATAATTTTTGAaatgataaatataaattaaataaatagattcaCTAGATGATCAACTGGCATTTGATAAAGATCCATTATATTCAGTGCATATGTAAAAGTCTTTTAAAGGAACTAAGTTGTAAAAATTTGAAGTCCATATGTATCACCAGCAGCACACACATGATCAGACCTATACACTCCCCTTCTCACTTGAAtttttgtgtctttctgtcttcaacacatttctttccctcactttatttttttttttttttgcatttttcaagacagggtttcactgtatagctcttgtagaccaggctggtctcaaactcacagagatctgcctgcctctgcctcccaagaacaaggattaaaggcatgcaccaccatgccatgGATCTTCCTGTATCTACCTGACCATGCTTTGACTTCCttgaagttttatttatgtatttttccttCAAACTATACTTTCCTGTCTATTTCTTCAAAGTTGAATGTATACATTAATCCTTATAACTTTACCTGGCTTTTCTCTATTAGAAACATCAACATTTATATAAATACCTAGAGAAATTATGTTGTCAGTATCTATACCTTTTGTGAGATGTGTGCTGAATGATCCTTacaggttttaattttttgtacataTTATTTCCTGGAACTACTTAGCAGTAAACCTAAAACTGCTATAGGAAAAAGTGTGGAATACAATTCAACTGATGGGCActacaagtgatttttttttaacttgagctATGGTAATTGGGAAATAAGATCTCATGAAACTAACAAGGTTCTGTACAGCAAATAAAACTATCTAGTGAATAAGATAGCcaatataatagaaaaaaattctttgccAGTTATACATCTTGCAGATGATTAGtgactaaaatatacaaagaattatgGAGTGAGCCTTagattcaaatttaaaaaatgattggcTATTCCATTAACATCTGTGCTACTAGGCATTATACACAGAGAGAgcccttggaacacacagctctaaatgtgatgtctccatcaaatctctcccctcagagtGCACAGAAACCTAAGAAAGAGGAGACTGGagagggggagatggagagaaTTGGGACCCTGGGAGAAAAAGGCCATCTGAAAACAATTGGGCAAAGCTcttatgaactcagagagactaaAATCGCAAGCATAGAGCTGAAATAGGTCagcatcaggtcctctgcatgtatgctatagctttcagtttagtacttCTAGGGGACTCCTGAATGTGTAAATGGGTGGGTCTCTGGtccttgtgccttctcttgggattttctaaattttctgtTGACTCGTCTAACTTTAAtatgattgtttttgtttgatattattatattttattttgttatgtttggttaTTATatactggaatccagttcttttctaatgagagacagaatcAAGGTACATCTCGATAGGAAAGGaggtgaggaggaactgggaggagtagagagaaaagaaactgcattcagataaaaggaaaaaaatattaaaaaataaaaacaaaaccttgagtCTTTCttgaatttaacattttttaaatgctattaaCATTAGACTGTGACTCATGCTCAAATTAACACAAAAATTTGTACTACTTATaggcaggtcactgttgtaggTTATAGGGTTTGAGGGTGGGGGATGTTGACTTTTCTTCTCTGGTAGTGGTATGCAAAGTACCTTCCAGCATAAAGACACTACTCAGCAGGGGCTGAGCTTCTATTTGGGCAGTAGCTCAATATTCCCAGTTTCAAAGGCAGAATCAGGGGCGTACTTTCAACAATAGGGCCTTCCTGGCAGCTTGTGAAAAATAAGTAGTAtctttcttctcatctctcctcAAGGCAGACCAAGTtctcctctcaaggctcagggatttatgtggaagaggaagaagaaagatggtaagaggcagaggtggtggatgaaTCCAAGGAAAGAGTGCCTTCCAGACACAAGAGGGCTGATGTGCATCTGAATTTACAGAGACTGTAGCCTCAAGCACAAGAACAGGACTTGTTTAAGTTCAGACCACACAAAACCCCAGTactgagaagggaaaatggaTATAAAGTCCTACCCtgaaccaagaagctatttgcaccTGTGCCTTTTGGGACATGGAAAACCAGTTTTCTCCAAGGGGTTAACACTGGATATATCAACtgcattccaggacaggccccattCCCAGGAGTAGCTGGCgaacacaaaacaaacttcatGGTTTTTCTCTATGATTTTTGACTTGGTTTAGTACTTTTggtcttcttgtttttgttttgattttcatttctttgtgacttgttgagagagacagagagtagagTGGATGTGACAGGACCACGCCACCTCAAACCAACCTTCAGTAACATACTTTCTACAGTGAGCCTTTCCCTTTAAAGGTTCAATATTTCCAGGAAGGCTCTGCTTTTCTAAAGTGAAATGGAGAAGAAGGAGTGGATCTTGGAGAGAAAAGAGATGGGCAGGGGGGGGACtaagaggagtggagagaggggaaactgtagtcagatGTATtgataacaaaaaaataaaaagtaaaatgaaatttaataaagGTCCCATAATTCCCTAAAAAGCACCACTGattgggaccaagtgttcaaatacatgagcatatttgagacatttttcattcaaaccaccaaagtggtgattatatatatttacacacacacacacacacacacacacacacacacacacacacacacacacacaaacaaacaaacttccaGGTAGTGCCAGCAGATACGATGACTCCTCTGTCAACATAgactatgttttctttaatttcctaTTTTCTGAAATGCCCTGTCTGATAAATTAAAATGGATATACAATGGTGTATTTCCAGGCAGCCAATTTCAGTGCTGTGAATAGGTATGTAAATACGGGGCAGCTAATTCTCCAGTGTTTTGCCAGAGAAAACGCTGGAGAAGCATaggtctttttaattttaatcaggTCTCTAGGATTTACAAGGTCATAAAAATCTCTTGGGCCATACTGTTAGGTGGCTCTCTTGGCATTAGTAGATGCTATTTATCTCCCCAAGGTTAGCGAAGACCCTCTGGGCAAAACCTCTCCATCAGTTACGATCTGTAGCTAATGATTTCTCAGAACCTTGGAGAGCAAACAGTGTGTTCTGAATCTGGAAGCTCAGAATTCATTCCAACCTAAAAGATATGCTTTATGTTTTCCTGTATCATATACCCCTAAATCTACCAGATGATCAGAGCTATTGGAATTCCCTATCACTGCTGTGAAAGTGAAGTTAAGAAGGTCCATTCCTGAAGTCTCCATGCAAAAaggtgattttttgttttgttttgtttttagaaacctCCTCTAAGAGGGCCTAGGGGTCGAATGTGCCTTATGTTCTCATCTGAGACCACCATGGAGTCTGATGTAGGAGTTAGGCTACCCAGGGAGAAGTGAAGCAGGGTAGCTGAAGAAGTCTGACCCATATCCTCACAGaaatatataatacacatttaaatttaatattaagttatcaggcttggaggcaagtgttCTTACCGTCTTCCCAGCCCACTATGCGTCTTTATACATTCCCTAGTATTATAAGGGAATATATGGAGatggaaatggaaaaggaaaagtgcATAGAAGGGTGTGCTAGAGAGTAATTTTCCATTCTGGGTATTGATATTATTATAGTGTGTGTACTGGAAAAGCTAAGATAGTATCATATTCCCATTTCTTCTGCTTTCACAGGTATGACCTGAGGAGGAATGGCCTTAGGCAATGGTTCTATCACAGTGAAAGAGTTCATCCTGCTGGGCTTGACACAGCAGCCAGAGCTCCAGttgcccttcttcttcctcttcttggcAATCTATGTGGTCTCCATGGTGGGGAACCTGGGCTTGATCGTTCTGATTGTTCTGAACCCTCATCTGCACACCCCCATGTACTACTTTCTCTTCAACCTTtccttcattgatttctgctaCTCCTCTGTCATAACCCCCAAAATGCTGGTGAGTTTTCTGAAGCAGAACATCATCTCCCATGCTGAGTGCATGACTCAGCTcttcttctttgccttttttgttATTGATGAATGCTGTATTTTAACAGCAATGGCCTATGACAGATATGTGGCCATATGTAAGCCACTGCTTTATAAGGTTACCATGTCCCATCAGGTTTGCTTCATGATGACAATGAGTGTTTACACAATGGGGTTAGTGGGTGCCATGGCCCACACTGTGTGTATGCTGAGACTCACCTTCTGTAACAGCAACATCATCAATCACTACATGTGTGACATACCCCCTCTCCTGAAGCTCTCCTGCACAAGTACTGCCATTAATGAGCTggtggtttttattgttgtgggTGTCAATGTAATAGGACCTAGTTTGATCATCTTCACTTCTTATACTTTGATCATTTCCAACATTTCCCACATACGTTCCACAGAGGGCAGGTCCAAGGCTTTTAGTACCTGCAGCTCTCACATAAtagctgtttctattttctttggaGCCTCAGCATTCATGTATCTTAAACCTTCTCCTATTGGATCTGAGGGAGAAGATAAAGTGTCCACTGTTTTCTACACCATCGTGGGCCCAATGTTGAACCCTTTCATCTACAGTTTGAGGAACAAGGATGTCCACATTGCACTGAGTAAGACTTTGAAGAGGAGCATGCTTGTATAGATAGACACTGTTTGTCTTATAGATACAGATCTTACTTGCTGTAGGCAATGTATCAATCTATGGAGTGAATCCTAAGAAGTTGAAATGAAATTCCAATTATTTGATATCTATAAAATTAATTGTGCTAATTAGTTCACAGAACAAGGCATGTGAGGAAGAAGGTGAGGCATTCATTCTTTCAGAAATAGTAAAGGGAATACTTCAGTTGTTGATTCTCTAGCTTAGTTTTAGGTTTTCTAATTTTTACTTTCTGTTGTTGTCTCACTGTATGGCCTAGGGTTATCTCAAACTCATGCTTGtttttgtctcagcctcctgaatgctagaaatATAGGTAGGCATATGCAACTGTATATGGCTTATATAGATTTAAGTAGAAATTCTGCGTTAATCCAGAAATGACAAGATTGTGGAGTTTtcgttgttgctttttttttaatacaaacatCTATGATCCTGTAGAGCTGTGATGGACACCCAGTGATTCAAAGGTCTTTCCTAATTTAGAAAACCTCTATTCAGTGTCCATCAAGCTTCTGTTGagataaatttctttctttctccaataGAAGAGGAGCAGTGTGAATGTCCCTGTCACTCTGATTTCTTTTCTCACTTTAAGTTCAAGGGAATTTGGAAAAGTGAGGTCAAATTTTCTTATTCTAATTCGTAAGGATAGGAAATGGAATAACAATTTTCAGTGGCCAAAATGAATGCAACCTAACTCTGTCTGCACATGTCTGACTTCAAGAACATAGTAGATACGTGGACAGGCTGTGTTTTCACTGACACAAAGTCTAGCTACACATTCTAACTCTGAAGTGAAAGCATGTTCTTATCATAAATTAAGTTTGTAATATTAATTAGTAGGTGAATCCTTGAATGGCATTATTTGTGTTTCAGAGTCTTTATGGAGGAGATGGTACGgagaacacttgttgctttttCAGAGTGAGTGATCAGGGTGGGCTTGGCTAAGGAGGTGGTTTGTGAGCTCTGTCAATGGAACAGAGGGAGACAGCCATAGAGAGGATGTTTCCagcaaaatggggagctggcacAAAGTCTGACAGACAATGAAAACATTGATacatatagaaatagaaaagacatTAATTCAGCTTCCATATAGTGTGGAAAGACACAAATTTGGAGATTTGTTTGATCCATGaatataaatttagaaataaagctGATGTCGTAAGAGTCTGTAAGGGAATGGATGTGTGCTgctaaaagcaaataaaatttccTGGGATTTTAACCACACAAAGGACTGTTTTATGTTATATTATTTACTATTTTGAAGTCTTATCTATGTTTATTTTCTATACACCCTCCAAATAGGTTAAGCATTTCATTGCTAGTTTGTAGTGAAGTTAATTACATAATCTACCTCTAATAATACCAAGTTGCCATTCTCTGCATTCTGAGTCAATTACTTCCCTAATATTTGACTCCAGATAAGTCACAGCTGTAGGATCTGAACTGCATGGTCAGGTGTGAAATTGAAAGCTTTTTTGATGTCATTATTTTACCCATGTGGTACTAATGTCCCAATGTGGAACGATAATTGAAATTGACCTGCTTTTGAATATAAATTCTATGAGCCTTGTGCTCTGTGTCCTCTTGGACTTAGTTTCTAAACAAAAAATTGCtgtacaatttaaaataaataatgtgtcACATATTTACACAGCACTGTCTGTTTCGTCTTTTACAAGTTTTATTGTAGCGTTTCTCAGATGCAGATTTTTGCTGTGTAGCATCCCTGAAATGAGCAACTATCTCATACTCCATCACTTATCCCCATTGCTTTTGTCTTATTGAGAGGCCTGATATAACTGTCATTGGGCAAGCATTATCATAGCTACTGAAGTTGTCACTGTAATTGAGTCATAAAAATTGATGATAATAAATGGTGTTTATAAGTTCATTGCCATTGGAGAttctttgtgcatgtgtatgtgtattatttaGTGGATAATAATTAATAATCCACTAAATTTGGATTATTAATAAataacttaattaaaaattattatgtgGGGTGAACAAAGACAACAGCCATGGTCATGCCAAAGTGGatgtggaaggggaaaagaaCCCATGAGGGTTTTAATTCTATACAAAGaattataggcaactgaggaaatctgggacacggaaaggtggtcttccccagggaagaaaatACCAAGcagttgtccagtgccaaattgTCAACCCTGAAAATTTAAACGCAAATAGTATTGTAGAGACATAGAAGGTTAAggagtatatatgcatatacatatctATGCAAgaaataacaattagtgaaaaaagaggccaggaTTTGAAGGAGATGGGGGTAATAtagaagggtttggagggaggaaatagaagggagaaatgttataattatattatgaACTCAAAAAGATATCAGGGGCTGAAGCAATGGTTCAttagttaagagctcttgctgcttttacagaggacctggattggTCAATTCACAACCATGT
This genomic stretch from Cricetulus griseus strain 17A/GY chromosome 4, alternate assembly CriGri-PICRH-1.0, whole genome shotgun sequence harbors:
- the LOC100759481 gene encoding olfactory receptor 145 — translated: MKIIKERMALGNGSITVKEFILLGLTQQPELQLPFFFLFLAIYVVSMVGNLGLIVLIVLNPHLHTPMYYFLFNLSFIDFCYSSVITPKMLVSFLKQNIISHAECMTQLFFFAFFVIDECCILTAMAYDRYVAICKPLLYKVTMSHQVCFMMTMSVYTMGLVGAMAHTVCMLRLTFCNSNIINHYMCDIPPLLKLSCTSTAINELVVFIVVGVNVIGPSLIIFTSYTLIISNISHIRSTEGRSKAFSTCSSHIIAVSIFFGASAFMYLKPSPIGSEGEDKVSTVFYTIVGPMLNPFIYSLRNKDVHIALSKTLKRSMLV